GGAAGGGATATTAAGGTTTAGGGGCAGAACCTTTTCATGTATCTTCCCGCCTTTTGCGCTGCAGCTTTTTATCAAAGTATGAAGTATACCGGTTCAAAATCACTTGTAGGGCGATAGGGAATGATATCAATGGGGAAATGCTTTGTCTTTGAAACGAAGGCAGAGCCAACTCCGGCATTGCAGACTTCCCTTCTTTTGAGTGGGCCACAATATTGGTATCCTGCTCCTTCAGTATTTTTTGTATACGGCTTTGGACATCCGGTATCATCGATCGCAAGAATACCTTCTTTTGTGGATGCGGTTGTCATTATCAGTTGTAAAGCATTGATTTGTAGTAAGTTGAGTTCAACTCTGCCTACGGATTAAAAATTTTTTCTTACAGGGGCTTCTTAACAAAATAATGTTAATAAAAACAAAAATGAGAGAAAAACTGGACGCGTTAAAAGTTCGACTGGGAGAGATTTCCGATCTCTGTAACGCCGCGAATGTGCTGAGCTGGGATCTGCAAACCTATATGCCGCCGGGTGGCGCCGCAGCGCGCGCACGGCAACTTGCCACCCTGAACCAGATTGCCCATGAAAAGTGTATCGATGATGACATGGGAAGGATTCTGGAGGATTTGCGTGGGTTTTCCGAAGAAGCGCCGTATGATTCCGATGATGTCAGCCTTATCCGGGTAGCAAAACGTGATTATGACAAAGCGAAACGCGTTCCTTCCGAACTGATATCAGAAATCACTCAGGCAAGCGCACAGGCATTTGAGGCATGGAAAAAAGCCAAAACGGCATCAAGGTTTGCCGACTTTGCGCCATTTCTGAAACGTAATCTTGAATTAAAAAAACGATATGCCGAGTGTCTGGGTTACCATGATAGCATGTACGATCCTCTCCTTGATCAATTTGAACCGGGTATGACAACTGCTCAGGTGGGCGCAATCTTCAAAGATATGAAAGAGAAAATTGTTCCTATCGTTCGATCCATTACACCAAAGGCACATATGGTCGACGATGCTTTTCTTCACCAGACCTTTGATGAACAGAAACAGTGGGACTTTGGCGTTGAAGTTGCCAGATTACTGGGCTATGATCTTGGTCGTGGCCGTCAGGACCGTGCGCCGCACCCATTCACAACGTCCTTTTCCGTTAATGATGTACGGATCACGACACGTTTTCTGAAGGAGTATTTTTCTGCCGGTTTTTTTGCCACAGTGCATGAAACGGGCCATGCGCTTTACAATCAGGGCCTCCGGAGCGAGTTAGAACGCACCCCGCTTGCAGACGGCGCATCGCTCGGCGTTCACGAATCGCAGTCGCGGATGTGGGAAAATATTGTTGGGCGTAGCAGGTCTTTCTGGATCTATTGTATGCCACGACTGAAGACCATTTTTCCGGAACAGTTCAAAAACATTGATTCGGAAAAAATGTACCGCGCGGTTAACCGTGTTCAACCTTCCTGTATCCGCGTAGAGGCGGATGAAGTCACGTACAACCTGCATATTATGATCCGTTTCGAACTTGAAGCGGCATTGTTCGATGGACGGGTTGCTGTGGATGATCTGCCGGAGGCATGGAATGACAGGATGCGGGAATATCTTGGCATAACGCCTCCCGATGATGCACAGGGAGTACTCCAGGATGTCCACTGGGCATACGGTAGTTTCGGATATTTTCCAACCTATTCGCTGGGCAATATCTTTGCCGCACAGTTGTTCGAAAAAATTGAGAAAGATATGCCGGATATTCGGAAATCCCTTGAAGAAGGGAAATATTCTGCATTACTTGAATGGCTGCAGGCAAATCTTTACTCTCACGGCCGTAAATTTACTCCGGATGAATTAGCAAAAAAAATTACCGGAACACCTTTGCAGACACGCTCCTTCATTGCCTATTTGCAGAACAAGTTTGCTGACATTTACGACTTGTAAAAAATAGTTCGGATAAACGCTTTGAACGCATACAAAACGCTTTAAATCTATAAAAAATTTTTGAAAAGTGGTCATATGACTATATCGTTAAAATTAAAGGAAAAAATGGAGGCTTCTGACTGGGTAACATTGATGTTTAAACGCATTGATGCAGGCGAAGTGTTTGATTTTACCCTGGGAAACCCTGAGATAGATCCTCCTCAGGCATTTATGGATCGGCTGAAAC
The DNA window shown above is from Candidatus Brocadiaceae bacterium and carries:
- a CDS encoding transposase, which produces MTTASTKEGILAIDDTGCPKPYTKNTEGAGYQYCGPLKRREVCNAGVGSAFVSKTKHFPIDIIPYRPTSDFEPVYFIL
- a CDS encoding carboxypeptidase M32; protein product: MLIKTKMREKLDALKVRLGEISDLCNAANVLSWDLQTYMPPGGAAARARQLATLNQIAHEKCIDDDMGRILEDLRGFSEEAPYDSDDVSLIRVAKRDYDKAKRVPSELISEITQASAQAFEAWKKAKTASRFADFAPFLKRNLELKKRYAECLGYHDSMYDPLLDQFEPGMTTAQVGAIFKDMKEKIVPIVRSITPKAHMVDDAFLHQTFDEQKQWDFGVEVARLLGYDLGRGRQDRAPHPFTTSFSVNDVRITTRFLKEYFSAGFFATVHETGHALYNQGLRSELERTPLADGASLGVHESQSRMWENIVGRSRSFWIYCMPRLKTIFPEQFKNIDSEKMYRAVNRVQPSCIRVEADEVTYNLHIMIRFELEAALFDGRVAVDDLPEAWNDRMREYLGITPPDDAQGVLQDVHWAYGSFGYFPTYSLGNIFAAQLFEKIEKDMPDIRKSLEEGKYSALLEWLQANLYSHGRKFTPDELAKKITGTPLQTRSFIAYLQNKFADIYDL